A genomic stretch from Engraulis encrasicolus isolate BLACKSEA-1 chromosome 10, IST_EnEncr_1.0, whole genome shotgun sequence includes:
- the LOC134456437 gene encoding hereditary hemochromatosis protein homolog produces MMRGIKLFQLLVICILNFWVPTTGSHSLLFFATYIEGDTPFHEFSAVLMLNDIQIGYYSSKEQTLYPRTQMMNDEEFSRPGRQKYAVSVLTSVHEKIRENANQFIHHYNVTHGLPTLQSIFGCHILENRVFSVTFKEAFDGDSGNRDHTPEKNVTLVPRLVQQRQYGKGERPKLWSHFVRDVFEPFCYNALYGLLEINEKYLMAKVKPNVWFLQKTVLRTQMMKLTCLANGFFPRHINLTLLRDGQPVAEQQISVGELLPNGDGSYQMRKSLEVSTEELQHHQYTCTAQHLSLDNKIDIPLGEIIREDIREHVFLSLLRRETHQTEDKHTRKQVGISLLHNSQGWGVS; encoded by the exons ATGATGAGAGGCATAAAACTGTTTCAGCTGTTAGTTATTTGTATTTTGAACTTCTGGGTCCCCACCACAG GCTCCCATTCATTGCTCTTCTTTGCCACATACATCGAAGGTGACACACCGTTCCACGAGTTTAGTGCCGTTCTTATGCTGAATGATATTCAAATTGGATATTATTCCTCGAAAGAACAAACGCTCTACCCAAGAACGCAGATGATGAACGATGAGGAGTTTTCCAGGCCGGGCCGACAGAAGTATGCCGTCTCGGTGTTAACTTCAGTGCATGAGAAGATCAGAGAGAACGCCAACCAATTCATTCATCACTACAACGTAACGCATG GACTTCCCACACTCCAGAGCATATTTGGCTGTCACATACTGGAAAACAGAGTGTTCAGTGTAACATTTAAAGAGGCTTTCGATGGAGACAGTGGAAATCGTGATCATACTCCTGAGAAAAATGTTACATTGGTTCCGAGGCTGGTTCAACAGCGTCAATATGGGAAAGGAGAGCGGCCAAAACTTTGGTCACATTTTGTCAGAGATGTCTTTGAGCCTTTCTGCTACAATGCCTTGTATGGATTACTTGAGATCAATGAGAAATACCTAATGGCAAAAG TCAAACCCAATGTCTGGTTCCTGCAAAAGACCGTCCTTCGGACTCAAATGATGAAGTTGACTTGCTTAGCTAATGGTTTCTTCCCGCGCCACATCAACCTGACTCTGCTGAGAGACGGCCAGCCTGTGGCTGAGCAGCAGATCAGTGTGGGGGAGCTGCTACCTAACGGAGATGGAAGCTACCAGATGAGGAAGAGCCTGGAGGTCAGCACAGAGGAGCTGCAGCACCACCAGTACACCTGCACAGCTCAACACCTCAGCCTGGACAACAAGATAGACATACCACTag GTGAGATCATCAGAGAAGACATCAGAGAACACGTGTTTCTGTCCCTGCTGCGGAGAGAAACACACCAGACAGAAGACAAACACACCAGGAAACAAGTTGGAATCAGTCTATTGCACAATTCCCAAGGATGGGGTGTATCGTAA